From Dehalococcoidales bacterium, the proteins below share one genomic window:
- the purF gene encoding amidophosphoribosyltransferase: protein MIGSNPCGSTCIDTGPHEACGIFGIYSHTEDIARITFFGLFALQHRGQESAGIATSNGHEIRVHARMGLVSQVFDEKSLNRLKGHIAIGHNRYSTTGSSRRHNAQPILINDGYNEIALSHNGNIANSGALRLELESQGYIFNTTTDSEIIGYLILSAPHQEWPQKLRYAMHRLQGAYSLAIMTRDALFAMRDPYGVRPLCLGQINGKSYVVASESCALDHIGARFIREIEPGEIVSINDNGVQSIKEPGNKRAFCIFEYIYFARPDSLINNRLVYHTRQAMGEKLAEEYPVDADIVIGVPESATPAGAGYSLKSGIPPATGLIKNRYMGRTFIEPTQRLRDLGVKLKFNPLQPVLEGKRVVLVDDSIVRGTTTPQVVKLLKKAGAKEVHMRICAPPICHPCFFGVDMATRWELLAARKSVEEIREFIGADSLGYLSLKGLVEAVGLPENLFCLACFTGEYALPVQLEMDKLAFESIAPNAKSVKSKPQCMAVKDSLPLF from the coding sequence GTGATTGGCTCAAACCCCTGCGGAAGCACCTGTATCGATACAGGCCCGCATGAAGCATGCGGAATCTTCGGAATATATTCACATACAGAAGATATTGCCCGTATCACTTTTTTTGGTCTGTTTGCATTGCAACACAGAGGCCAGGAAAGCGCTGGCATAGCCACTTCGAACGGTCATGAAATCCGTGTCCATGCCCGCATGGGGCTGGTTTCGCAGGTATTCGATGAAAAATCTCTAAATCGCCTCAAAGGCCACATCGCCATAGGCCATAACCGCTATTCAACCACTGGATCCAGCCGTCGCCATAATGCCCAACCAATACTTATAAACGATGGATACAATGAAATTGCCCTCTCTCATAATGGTAATATAGCTAACTCTGGAGCCCTGCGCCTTGAACTTGAAAGCCAGGGCTATATTTTTAATACAACTACAGATTCAGAAATAATCGGCTATCTTATTCTGTCTGCTCCTCACCAGGAATGGCCGCAAAAACTGCGCTACGCTATGCACCGCCTGCAAGGGGCTTATTCTCTAGCAATCATGACCAGGGATGCCCTGTTCGCCATGCGGGATCCATATGGCGTTAGACCACTCTGCCTGGGGCAGATAAACGGCAAGAGTTATGTTGTTGCATCAGAGTCTTGCGCTCTTGACCATATTGGTGCAAGGTTCATCCGAGAAATCGAGCCGGGCGAAATTGTTTCCATCAATGATAACGGCGTACAAAGCATTAAAGAGCCCGGTAATAAACGAGCCTTTTGTATTTTTGAGTATATTTATTTCGCCAGACCTGACAGCCTTATTAATAATCGACTGGTATATCATACCAGGCAAGCCATGGGCGAGAAACTGGCAGAGGAATATCCTGTAGATGCAGATATAGTCATCGGTGTGCCAGAGTCAGCAACACCAGCAGGTGCGGGATATTCACTCAAATCTGGAATACCTCCGGCAACCGGCTTGATCAAGAATCGTTATATGGGCAGGACTTTTATCGAACCTACTCAACGACTGAGGGATTTGGGAGTCAAGTTGAAATTTAATCCCCTCCAGCCAGTGCTTGAAGGTAAGCGTGTAGTGCTGGTTGATGATAGCATTGTCCGCGGCACCACTACTCCACAGGTAGTAAAACTACTCAAAAAAGCTGGTGCCAAAGAGGTACACATGCGTATCTGCGCTCCACCAATTTGCCACCCTTGCTTTTTCGGAGTTGATATGGCTACCCGTTGGGAACTCCTGGCAGCAAGAAAGTCAGTTGAAGAAATACGTGAGTTCATTGGCGCTGACTCTCTCGGTTACTTGTCTCTAAAAGGCCTGGTAGAAGCTGTAGGTCTACCTGAGAACCTTTTCTGCCTGGCTTGTTTTACCGGCGAATATGCGCTCCCGGTACAATTGGAAATGGATAAACTTGCTTTTGAGAGCATAGCCCCAAACGCAAAATCAGTAAAATCCAAGCCTCAGTGTATGGCTGTCAAAGACAGCCTGCCTCTTTTCTGA